One Dokdonia sp. Dokd-P16 genomic window carries:
- a CDS encoding T9SS type B sorting domain-containing protein, whose protein sequence is MQIKNYALLVLFLFSFISLSAQLGSTHYIPPLHSRVGVSNATIYLSTPNGDATTPINVTISSGDGTLLSTHQIWSGATAFYEINVFNNSPILVDNTELNTAIQGKGIIIEADDLIYSSLRTFVTNHAGYLTAKGEDALGQRFRLGSARLLETNGSHSFFTSVMATEDNTTISFSDYDTANMIFENGLNPSTVLNAGETFVVSGYSGTIANSEGFIGALLESDKPIIVNSGNLNGNFYQGQYANLFSDMLIDQIVDESSTGFEYMLIRGGGNDSSEVPLIIANQDNTDIYVNGNLVGTIANAGDFIYLDNPSYYLPDTNVQHRNMYVTTNDPSKTIYVYQMLAGRSGTNDDPLAGNGNNFPSATPGMNFIPPLSCFFQNTVDLIPAVREIYPGNFENFTGDILITSRVGNTVTVNGNTLDISTALANPGTPDWETYYVSGLNGDAQIIADGPIAAGLFGGFQSAGFAGYYSGFSVTPEDTTTDICTQAGPIDLLERFNGNPPPGGVWTPPLDSSTNIFDPITDPVSNPSLIYNYSAIGDCDPIDIDITITLIDNPSLDPIDDIDACESYILTDPSTLSGNFLNAPQYFSGLQSDMTTTVIDWTVPITTTTTIFVYDENFGDPDLCPEEFSFTVTISDEAVANLVPTIRICDDITNDGIAIFDLETLTETTILGTQNETSFSITWHTTEQQAIDNVLSFSNPSAFETSSTTVYARIENNFSNSCFDTIAIPLFVDAQPTANAVPTQNICDDLSDDGVEIIDLTDLSSIVLVSQDASVFNIDYYPTNADATAEVNIIANPTAFSVNGTDTITARIYNSDNNLCAQFTDITVNIIPQATAVHPGDYTICDNSIDGSDTNGFVNFDFLTLNSVILDGQNPSVFNVSYHANLNDATSNSNPLPSTFYNTDAGGQSITARVSNNQNDSCFAMTTFDIVVAPLPVITTPVLLSQCDTDTDGFALFNLTEAESLLSPNWQNETFTYFDSGNNPISFPTSYTNQTVNNESIFVTVTTSNGCIRQGQINLEVDTSEIPDTFLLEYFECDTDNDGEAIFDFSDATAQILALFPVGQMLTVSYYETQQEAETEINSLNSIINSYTNNLNLTDNNGNQNIWVRVDGDTANDCRGLGIHIQLTVTPNPTFLPTISNIETCSAVANAASFDLTQNTAEITAGDTDLEVTFYESIAAYSATPPVAIGNPTSFSNSSNPQTIFYSLRSISSTCTTFDTAMNFEIIVNQNPVAITPLELQVCDDDGVADGFTTVDLSQKDAEITSGFNANLTVTYHLDAAGAATGDASIPDSTMFTTTSNPQIVEVRVTDNTTACFSTTSMSIRSFPVPVAVTPADYEACDDDNDGVFDFFVLSSRDAEITGGDPSLSVAYYLTQADADNAPVGQELDAAMYINNDPFEQIVFARVFNAIGCYDTTPLTLRVLNTPMPNENATPFTLCDDNSDGLQIFDLSTQVVNILGSLDPATHSVEWFSSLASAENGTPAIAASTAYTSNTATVFAVVTDTAQPTTTATFCSNIATLSLIVNPLPTPVQPAEYELCDDLESGSDTDEFASFDLRSRDDEITGGNDDWAVSYHLTQGDADAGVPALPDVYQNTVMANQTIFARVENIVTSCFETITLTLVVNPLPSPTTITAVEECDTMANDGDTDNDGDAVFDLTGQVTTDIINGETFMSLTFHETLASAELGSPSIATPAAYETASRTIYVRATDTDPATATQCYRVIELVLTVQPAPVLPTVIPDLTSCDDNVDGQALFDLTQNDPIVLGTQTTADVTLTYHETLASAEAMVGSASDMPVADPLNYLASAPTTPIWVRLENTTTGCTVVGTFNLNIAMIPAITPPGVFEECDSAGALVGTDSDGITSFDLTSLDSLITGGDTTLSVSYYESQADLDAGATNAIMTPTAYINTGMSPQTIFILVTSDQAGMCGAQTTVDLQVNPLPVIGEPLPAAIACDEDNDGFGAFDLQQYNDDLLATVTDIDLRFYETLDNATADTGAGQIDITVPYNNISGMTSLYVVAQDTDATTATSCTKIYEFELIVFPIPELPATLATLAACDDNNDLMEVIDLTQNEAAIIGTQDPATLVITYHNTQADADLGINAIVNPTAYSATQITPLEIIWIRLQVSDGSPNICAAIGSFEISVETPPTANPNGDELDLMICDDDTDTFTVFDLSVNQASLTGGDPLLTVVYYESIAALNAGTPITDPSAYTNVLNPQTIQAVVSSPAGCSDGTTFNIEVLPLPTPNTNPDALEVCDTTTDIDTDGDGVIDADSGSATDGFEIFDLTPAIAQIAGAEPVNITVYTELAFAEANPEDTTLAIADVTAFINTVTGNQTLYARVERDVPGDSDLDSDGNLCFVVVPFEVVVNPLPILAEAGPVDYTFCEEFDGDDSMGSVDLTTLADLAGLLAAPQVTSDFIITYHELEVQAAANAAALSSPYTVADNQELFVRIENAITGCVNFTSIIFTVESRPEVFPADNIVQCADDFGVNIAPEQSTATFDLTQQNAVITGNVAATSVSYYTSLADAQAMTNAIATPSAFENTINPQVIYARAVNTASGCESSTVVDFEIFVQPLPYTNLTNEGGQICVDEITGEALNPFTIDGTVESPQIGVTYSYAWTRDGALVSLNPEVTIDAAGTYQVMITATYGDGTSCDYVAEAVYSAESAPVFEAVVVESSFNNSGLYTVEVINITGADAASIYEFAIDDGPFQSSTTFTGVTPGTHTVFGRLASGNCSISEVEIGIIDYPRFFTPNADGFHDTWNIIGLGVAPNLNAKIFIFDRYGKLLKQISPVGAGWDGTFNGQPMPSSDYWFRVEFTEVDEEGTQRTVNGHFTLKR, encoded by the coding sequence TATACGAGGAGGTGGTAATGATAGTTCTGAAGTTCCATTAATAATAGCAAATCAAGACAATACTGATATTTATGTAAATGGGAATCTTGTAGGGACTATAGCTAATGCCGGAGACTTTATTTATTTAGATAACCCTAGTTATTACCTTCCTGATACAAATGTGCAGCATAGAAATATGTATGTTACAACAAATGATCCCAGTAAGACAATTTATGTTTACCAGATGCTAGCAGGGAGATCAGGTACTAATGATGATCCTCTTGCTGGAAACGGTAATAATTTTCCTAGTGCGACGCCAGGAATGAATTTCATCCCACCTTTAAGTTGTTTTTTTCAAAACACTGTTGATTTAATTCCAGCTGTGCGGGAAATATATCCTGGTAATTTTGAAAACTTTACAGGAGACATTTTAATTACTTCTAGAGTAGGAAATACAGTCACTGTAAATGGTAATACACTAGACATCTCTACCGCGCTAGCTAATCCCGGAACGCCAGACTGGGAAACATATTACGTAAGTGGTCTCAATGGAGATGCACAAATTATTGCAGATGGTCCTATTGCAGCAGGTTTGTTTGGCGGATTTCAATCTGCAGGATTTGCTGGATATTATTCAGGATTCTCAGTAACCCCAGAAGATACTACTACTGATATTTGTACTCAAGCAGGACCTATTGATTTACTTGAACGTTTCAATGGTAACCCACCACCTGGCGGAGTATGGACACCTCCATTAGATAGTAGTACAAATATTTTTGATCCAATAACAGATCCTGTTTCAAATCCTTCCCTTATTTATAATTACAGTGCTATTGGAGATTGCGACCCAATAGATATTGATATTACAATTACTCTTATTGATAATCCATCATTAGACCCTATAGATGATATTGATGCTTGCGAGTCATACATTCTTACTGACCCTTCTACCCTTTCGGGAAATTTTCTCAACGCACCTCAATACTTTAGCGGACTACAATCAGATATGACAACAACAGTTATAGATTGGACTGTACCTATAACAACTACTACGACCATTTTTGTTTATGATGAGAATTTTGGAGATCCAGATTTATGCCCAGAAGAATTTAGCTTTACAGTCACCATAAGTGACGAAGCTGTTGCAAATCTTGTACCTACAATAAGAATTTGTGATGATATTACAAATGATGGAATTGCAATATTTGATTTAGAGACTCTTACTGAAACAACTATTCTAGGCACACAAAACGAAACAAGCTTTAGCATCACTTGGCACACAACTGAACAGCAAGCTATAGATAACGTATTATCTTTTTCTAATCCTTCAGCTTTTGAGACTTCTAGTACAACAGTATATGCAAGAATTGAAAATAACTTTAGTAACTCGTGTTTTGACACAATCGCAATACCTCTATTTGTAGATGCTCAACCTACGGCTAATGCTGTTCCCACTCAAAATATTTGTGATGACCTATCTGATGATGGAGTTGAGATTATTGACTTAACAGATTTATCTTCTATAGTACTCGTTAGCCAAGATGCTTCAGTATTCAATATTGACTACTACCCTACTAATGCTGATGCTACTGCCGAAGTTAATATCATTGCTAATCCAACGGCTTTTAGTGTAAATGGAACAGATACTATAACGGCTAGAATCTATAATTCAGATAATAACTTATGCGCTCAGTTTACAGATATTACTGTGAATATCATCCCTCAAGCTACTGCTGTACATCCAGGAGATTACACTATCTGTGATAATTCGATTGATGGAAGTGACACCAATGGCTTTGTAAATTTTGATTTTCTTACTTTAAATTCAGTAATTCTGGACGGCCAAAACCCCTCCGTATTTAATGTAAGCTACCACGCTAACCTAAATGATGCAACATCAAATTCAAATCCCTTGCCGTCTACATTTTACAATACAGATGCTGGCGGACAAAGTATAACTGCACGGGTTTCAAATAATCAGAATGATTCTTGTTTTGCTATGACCACTTTTGATATTGTAGTAGCGCCACTTCCGGTAATCACGACACCAGTCTTACTTAGTCAATGTGATACTGACACAGACGGATTTGCTCTATTTAACTTGACCGAAGCTGAATCACTTCTAAGTCCTAATTGGCAAAATGAAACCTTTACTTACTTTGACTCTGGTAATAATCCAATATCATTCCCTACGAGCTATACAAATCAAACCGTAAATAATGAGTCTATATTTGTAACCGTTACTACTTCAAATGGCTGTATTCGTCAGGGACAAATTAATCTTGAGGTTGACACCTCTGAGATACCTGATACGTTTCTATTAGAATATTTTGAATGCGACACGGACAATGATGGTGAAGCAATTTTTGATTTTTCGGACGCGACGGCACAAATTCTAGCGCTTTTTCCTGTAGGGCAAATGCTTACTGTCAGTTATTATGAAACACAGCAAGAAGCAGAGACTGAAATTAATTCACTTAATAGTATCATAAATTCTTATACTAATAACCTAAATCTCACTGATAATAATGGTAACCAAAATATTTGGGTACGCGTAGATGGTGACACTGCAAATGACTGTCGCGGTCTAGGCATACATATACAACTCACAGTCACTCCCAACCCAACATTCCTACCTACAATCAGTAATATTGAAACCTGTTCTGCTGTAGCAAATGCAGCTTCTTTTGATTTAACGCAGAATACAGCAGAGATAACTGCTGGAGATACAGATCTAGAAGTTACATTTTATGAGAGCATAGCGGCTTACTCGGCAACACCTCCTGTGGCGATTGGAAATCCTACTTCTTTTTCAAATAGTAGTAACCCGCAGACTATTTTCTATAGTCTAAGAAGCATAAGCAGCACGTGTACGACCTTTGATACTGCAATGAATTTTGAGATTATTGTGAATCAAAATCCTGTGGCTATTACGCCATTAGAACTTCAAGTGTGTGATGATGACGGTGTAGCAGATGGATTTACCACGGTTGATCTTTCTCAAAAAGATGCCGAAATTACCAGTGGTTTTAATGCAAATCTCACGGTAACCTATCACTTGGACGCTGCTGGCGCTGCTACTGGTGATGCAAGTATTCCAGATAGCACGATGTTTACCACCACAAGCAATCCTCAGATTGTAGAAGTCCGCGTAACTGATAATACAACAGCTTGTTTTTCAACGACGAGTATGAGTATCCGTAGTTTCCCAGTGCCTGTGGCTGTCACTCCAGCCGACTATGAGGCTTGTGATGATGATAATGATGGTGTGTTTGACTTTTTTGTACTCTCTTCTAGAGATGCTGAAATCACTGGTGGAGACCCTAGTTTGAGTGTTGCTTATTACCTCACTCAGGCAGATGCAGATAATGCGCCTGTAGGTCAAGAACTGGACGCAGCAATGTATATCAATAACGATCCTTTTGAGCAAATAGTTTTTGCTCGTGTATTTAATGCGATAGGTTGTTATGACACGACACCACTTACCCTGAGAGTACTTAATACTCCGATGCCTAATGAAAATGCAACTCCTTTTACGCTTTGTGATGATAATAGCGACGGACTACAGATTTTTGATTTAAGTACCCAAGTAGTAAATATTTTAGGAAGTTTAGACCCTGCTACCCACAGTGTAGAGTGGTTTTCTTCTCTCGCTTCCGCGGAAAATGGAACGCCTGCCATCGCAGCTTCTACCGCTTACACCAGCAACACGGCGACTGTTTTTGCAGTAGTAACAGATACGGCGCAACCAACGACCACGGCTACTTTTTGTAGTAATATAGCGACCCTTTCCCTTATTGTGAATCCGCTTCCTACTCCAGTGCAACCTGCCGAGTATGAGCTTTGTGATGATCTAGAGAGCGGTAGTGATACCGATGAGTTTGCAAGTTTTGATTTGCGTAGCCGTGATGATGAGATTACTGGCGGTAATGATGACTGGGCAGTGAGCTATCACCTTACCCAAGGCGATGCTGATGCAGGTGTGCCAGCACTTCCTGATGTATATCAAAACACGGTAATGGCTAACCAAACCATCTTTGCTAGAGTTGAGAATATTGTAACTAGTTGTTTTGAAACTATCACGCTCACCCTAGTAGTAAACCCATTACCATCACCTACCACGATTACAGCGGTAGAAGAATGTGATACCATGGCAAATGATGGTGATACAGATAATGATGGAGATGCAGTATTTGATCTTACAGGCCAAGTAACTACAGATATTATTAATGGAGAGACTTTTATGTCACTCACTTTTCACGAAACACTCGCTTCCGCGGAACTGGGAAGTCCATCGATAGCAACACCGGCGGCTTATGAAACAGCATCTAGAACAATATATGTACGAGCAACCGATACGGACCCGGCAACAGCAACCCAGTGTTACCGTGTCATCGAACTAGTACTTACCGTACAACCAGCACCTGTACTTCCTACAGTAATCCCAGATTTAACTTCTTGCGATGATAATGTAGATGGACAAGCGCTTTTTGATCTTACTCAAAATGATCCAATTGTTCTAGGAACACAAACCACTGCTGATGTTACCCTCACATATCATGAAACGCTGGCTAGCGCAGAGGCGATGGTAGGAAGCGCAAGTGATATGCCAGTTGCAGATCCGCTGAACTATTTAGCAAGTGCACCAACCACGCCAATCTGGGTGCGTCTAGAAAATACAACTACAGGATGTACGGTCGTTGGTACTTTCAATTTAAACATAGCGATGATTCCAGCAATCACACCTCCTGGTGTTTTTGAAGAGTGTGATAGCGCAGGAGCACTGGTAGGCACCGATAGTGATGGGATTACAAGTTTTGATTTAACGAGCCTTGATAGCTTAATCACTGGAGGAGACACCACTTTAAGTGTTAGCTATTATGAATCACAAGCCGACTTAGATGCTGGAGCAACTAATGCGATAATGACCCCAACAGCCTATATAAATACAGGCATGAGTCCGCAGACTATTTTTATTTTAGTTACAAGTGATCAGGCAGGAATGTGTGGTGCTCAAACTACGGTAGACCTTCAGGTGAATCCGCTGCCAGTCATTGGAGAGCCATTACCAGCAGCAATTGCTTGTGATGAAGATAATGATGGCTTTGGAGCTTTTGACTTGCAGCAATATAATGACGACTTACTAGCAACAGTAACGGATATAGACTTACGTTTTTATGAAACACTAGATAATGCAACGGCAGATACAGGAGCAGGTCAGATAGATATTACGGTTCCTTATAATAACATTTCAGGGATGACTTCGCTGTATGTAGTTGCACAAGATACGGATGCTACCACAGCCACAAGTTGTACGAAGATTTATGAGTTTGAGCTTATTGTATTTCCTATTCCTGAGCTTCCAGCAACACTAGCAACTCTTGCAGCGTGTGATGATAATAATGATTTAATGGAGGTTATTGACCTTACTCAAAATGAGGCTGCGATTATAGGAACGCAAGATCCAGCAACCCTTGTTATTACTTACCATAATACACAAGCAGATGCCGATTTAGGAATCAATGCGATTGTAAATCCAACCGCTTATTCAGCAACGCAGATAACACCTCTTGAGATTATCTGGATACGTTTGCAAGTAAGTGACGGCTCTCCAAATATATGTGCTGCCATTGGCTCTTTTGAGATATCGGTAGAGACACCACCTACGGCAAACCCGAATGGTGATGAGCTAGACCTGATGATTTGTGATGATGATACAGATACTTTTACCGTATTTGACTTAAGCGTAAACCAAGCCAGTCTCACTGGTGGTGATCCGCTGCTTACGGTAGTGTATTATGAAAGTATTGCTGCATTAAACGCAGGAACTCCTATTACAGATCCTTCGGCGTACACAAATGTTTTAAATCCTCAAACCATCCAGGCAGTAGTATCAAGCCCAGCAGGGTGTAGTGATGGAACGACCTTTAATATTGAAGTATTACCACTGCCAACGCCAAATACCAATCCAGATGCGCTAGAAGTGTGTGATACGACCACAGATATTGATACCGATGGTGACGGAGTGATTGATGCAGATTCAGGTTCGGCAACAGATGGTTTTGAAATCTTTGATTTAACACCTGCTATCGCGCAGATTGCGGGAGCAGAACCGGTGAATATAACGGTGTATACAGAACTCGCTTTCGCGGAAGCGAACCCAGAAGACACCACGCTAGCCATTGCAGATGTGACTGCGTTTATCAATACCGTGACTGGCAACCAAACATTATACGCAAGAGTAGAACGTGATGTGCCAGGAGACAGCGACTTGGATAGCGACGGAAATCTATGTTTTGTAGTCGTTCCTTTTGAAGTAGTGGTAAATCCGCTACCGATCTTAGCTGAAGCTGGACCGGTAGATTATACCTTCTGTGAAGAATTTGATGGTGATGACTCGATGGGAAGTGTAGATCTTACGACCCTCGCAGATTTGGCTGGATTACTTGCTGCGCCGCAGGTAACCAGTGATTTTATTATCACTTACCATGAACTAGAGGTGCAAGCGGCAGCAAATGCAGCAGCCCTTAGCTCGCCATACACGGTGGCAGATAATCAAGAATTATTTGTGCGTATAGAAAATGCGATCACGGGATGCGTGAATTTTACCAGCATCATCTTTACGGTAGAGTCACGCCCAGAGGTATTTCCAGCTGATAATATCGTGCAATGTGCAGACGATTTTGGAGTAAATATCGCGCCAGAGCAGAGCACAGCAACTTTTGATCTTACTCAGCAAAACGCTGTCATCACTGGAAACGTAGCCGCAACTTCCGTGAGTTATTACACCAGCCTTGCAGATGCCCAGGCGATGACAAATGCGATTGCTACGCCTAGTGCTTTTGAAAACACCATAAATCCGCAGGTGATTTATGCTAGAGCGGTAAACACTGCAAGTGGCTGTGAGAGTAGCACGGTAGTAGATTTTGAGATATTTGTACAACCGTTACCATACACCAATTTAACTAATGAAGGCGGACAGATTTGTGTAGATGAGATTACAGGCGAAGCGCTTAATCCATTTACCATTGATGGTACGGTGGAGAGTCCGCAGATTGGGGTTACTTATAGTTATGCTTGGACACGTGATGGTGCATTAGTATCCTTAAACCCTGAGGTGACCATCGATGCTGCAGGGACGTATCAAGTGATGATTACCGCTACTTATGGAGATGGTACAAGCTGCGACTATGTAGCAGAAGCGGTGTATAGCGCAGAGAGTGCTCCCGTTTTTGAAGCGGTCGTTGTAGAATCTTCTTTTAATAATAGCGGATTATACACAGTAGAAGTCATTAATATTACTGGAGCAGATGCAGCTTCAATATATGAGTTTGCGATAGATGACGGACCTTTCCAGAGCAGTACAACTTTTACAGGAGTAACACCGGGAACACACACTGTTTTTGGAAGACTGGCGAGTGGTAACTGTAGTATTTCAGAAGTAGAGATAGGGATAATTGACTACCCACGATTCTTTACACCAAACGCAGATGGTTTCCACGACACATGGAATATTATAGGACTGGGAGTGGCACCAAACTTAAATGCAAAGATCTTCATCTTTGATAGATACGGAAAACTATTAAAACAAATCAGCCCAGTAGGTGCTGGATGGGACGGTACATTTAATGGACAACCTATGCCATCAAGTGATTACTGGTTCCGCGTAGAGTTTACAGAAGTAGATGAGGAAGGAACACAAAGAACCGTAAACGGACACTTTACGTTGAAGAGATAA
- a CDS encoding cell division ATP-binding protein FtsE: MSTPVLELSHAAIYQRENLILSEVNVTIEPGDFVYLIGKTGSGKSSFMKTLYGDLPLTEGKGNIVGFDLNGLKEKNIPFLRRKLGVVFQDFKLLNDRTVIENLKFVLKATGWKDKAAMTSKIDSVLDKVGMKSKGFKFPYQLSGGEQQRIAIARALLNDPELILADEPTGNLDPQTSVEVMEVLQEINKNGNTILMATHDYALLLKYPSKTLKCDGNKVFEVVQKTV; this comes from the coding sequence ATGTCTACACCCGTTCTTGAACTCTCACACGCTGCTATATATCAGCGAGAAAATTTAATTTTATCTGAAGTTAATGTTACCATTGAACCAGGTGACTTTGTGTATCTTATAGGTAAAACGGGTTCTGGAAAAAGTAGTTTCATGAAAACGCTTTATGGTGATTTACCGCTCACAGAGGGAAAAGGGAATATTGTAGGGTTTGATCTCAATGGACTTAAGGAAAAGAATATCCCATTTTTACGCCGTAAGCTAGGTGTTGTTTTTCAGGATTTTAAATTATTAAATGACCGAACCGTTATCGAGAATTTAAAATTTGTTTTAAAAGCAACTGGATGGAAGGATAAGGCTGCTATGACAAGTAAAATAGATTCGGTTCTTGATAAAGTGGGGATGAAAAGCAAAGGATTTAAGTTCCCTTATCAGCTTTCTGGTGGAGAACAACAACGTATTGCTATTGCACGCGCTTTACTCAATGATCCCGAGCTTATCCTTGCAGATGAACCTACTGGAAATCTTGACCCGCAAACCAGTGTTGAAGTCATGGAAGTGCTTCAAGAGATTAATAAGAATGGGAACACTATACTAATGGCAACTCACGATTATGCGCTCTTATTAAAATACCCATCTAAAACACTGAAGTGCGATGGTAATAAGGTTTTTGAGGTTGTACAGAAAACAGTTTAA
- a CDS encoding glycosyltransferase family 2 protein produces the protein MLSILIPTYNTDITDLVQSICEQAHRARITFELIFCEDASYLQTEKNVQLLGNTNVKRLINATNLGRTATRSKLADNATYSWLLFLDADVALPSINFIENYVSHLKLSHDIIHGGVSYLKNGNHNSALRHRYGLQREAQLAKVRLKKPYYIISQNILVKKEIFLKLNTIESNRYGLDNIFSYQIFKQGYDVQHIDNPVIHQGLEKNDVFLKKSSQAIETLIYYEENGLMAQDFTRLQKSYLTLKKYRGVLIFRVTIGKGIKYIEKNLMSKKPSLLLFDLYRLHHYITLKENA, from the coding sequence ATGCTTTCTATACTTATCCCTACATATAATACTGATATCACAGATCTTGTCCAGTCTATCTGTGAGCAAGCACATCGTGCGAGGATTACTTTTGAATTGATTTTCTGTGAAGATGCATCTTATTTACAAACAGAAAAAAACGTACAACTTCTAGGAAACACTAACGTAAAACGGCTAATAAACGCTACCAATTTAGGTAGAACTGCCACCCGTTCTAAACTTGCCGATAATGCAACATATAGTTGGCTACTATTTCTAGATGCAGATGTTGCACTACCTTCAATAAATTTTATTGAAAATTATGTTTCTCATCTCAAATTATCACATGATATTATTCATGGTGGAGTTTCATATTTAAAAAATGGCAACCATAACTCCGCGCTAAGACATAGATACGGTTTACAAAGAGAAGCACAATTAGCTAAAGTAAGGTTAAAAAAACCTTACTATATCATTTCTCAAAATATACTTGTAAAAAAGGAAATTTTTTTAAAGCTAAATACAATTGAATCAAATAGGTATGGTCTTGATAATATATTCTCCTATCAAATTTTTAAACAAGGGTATGATGTCCAACACATAGATAACCCAGTAATACATCAAGGTTTAGAAAAGAACGATGTGTTTTTAAAAAAGTCTTCACAAGCGATAGAAACTCTTATTTATTATGAAGAGAATGGTCTAATGGCTCAAGACTTCACACGTTTACAAAAAAGCTACCTTACTCTTAAAAAATACAGAGGAGTACTTATTTTTAGGGTTACCATAGGTAAAGGTATCAAGTACATTGAAAAAAACTTAATGAGCAAGAAGCCATCTCTATTGCTTTTTGACTTGTACAGACTACATCATTATATAACTCTTAAAGAAAATGCCTAA
- a CDS encoding glycosyltransferase family 2 protein, which produces MPKFSVVISVYNKEDFIQKTVESVLNQSVQDFEIIIVNDGSTDDSANIIKNIDQAAINYIELPQNVGASAARNIGIKSAKGSFIALLDGDDVWENYYLAEIVSLMHMFPHHYVFATAVFKEYIGKTTASNYSFDNPNEDTFLDLNYFESSYKNSLLTSSSAVIHKSVFHDIGSYDESIKSGQDTDLWIRIGIKYRVAFSTKPAVTYIYAPQSLYKSISSVTHRPDYLNYLNEEEELESLKKFIDLNRYSLILRARLWNEPQRATVYLDNLDLNSLNSRQRFLINLPPSVLKIAFKSQELLAQAGINLSAF; this is translated from the coding sequence ATGCCTAAGTTCTCGGTAGTCATATCGGTTTATAATAAGGAGGACTTTATACAGAAGACTGTAGAAAGTGTCTTAAACCAATCGGTGCAAGATTTTGAGATTATTATAGTTAATGATGGTTCAACTGATGATAGTGCTAACATCATCAAAAATATTGATCAAGCAGCCATAAATTATATCGAATTACCTCAAAATGTAGGTGCTAGTGCAGCTAGAAATATAGGTATTAAATCTGCCAAAGGATCCTTTATTGCGCTTCTGGATGGAGATGATGTTTGGGAAAACTATTATCTAGCCGAGATTGTAAGTCTCATGCATATGTTTCCTCATCATTACGTTTTCGCGACAGCGGTATTCAAAGAATATATAGGAAAAACTACAGCAAGTAACTATAGTTTTGATAATCCAAATGAAGACACTTTTCTAGATCTAAACTACTTTGAGAGTAGCTATAAAAACTCGCTATTAACGAGTAGTTCTGCAGTGATACATAAGTCCGTTTTTCATGATATTGGGTCTTATGATGAGTCCATAAAAAGCGGACAAGACACAGATCTATGGATTAGAATAGGAATTAAATATCGAGTAGCTTTCAGTACTAAGCCCGCTGTAACTTATATCTATGCGCCACAAAGTCTTTATAAAAGTATAAGCAGTGTTACACATAGACCTGATTATCTCAATTATCTTAATGAAGAAGAAGAGCTTGAGAGCTTAAAGAAATTTATAGATCTCAATAGATATTCCTTAATACTGAGGGCTAGGTTATGGAATGAGCCGCAAAGAGCGACCGTATATCTTGATAATCTTGACCTAAATAGTCTTAATAGTAGACAGCGGTTTCTAATTAATTTACCTCCGAGCGTTTTGAAAATAGCGTTTAAATCCCAAGAACTATTAGCACAAGCGGGGATTAATCTATCTGCTTTCTAG
- a CDS encoding sugar 3,4-ketoisomerase: MKKIIEIPRITDPRGNLAVIENGVFPHDIKRVYYLHDVPSGAYRGGHAHKECVELLIAVSGSFEVVLDNGTTKERVMLNNPSEGLLIDVSIWRELENFSSGSVCLVLASHEYDEQDYIRDYKDFIG, translated from the coding sequence ATGAAAAAAATTATAGAAATCCCTAGAATAACAGACCCGCGAGGCAACCTTGCGGTTATAGAAAATGGTGTGTTTCCACATGATATCAAGCGAGTTTATTATTTACACGATGTACCTAGTGGCGCCTATCGCGGCGGTCATGCACATAAAGAATGTGTAGAATTGCTCATTGCAGTAAGCGGTAGCTTTGAAGTGGTGCTCGATAATGGAACGACTAAAGAACGGGTTATGCTTAACAATCCGAGTGAAGGCTTGTTAATTGATGTGAGTATATGGCGAGAACTAGAAAATTTCTCATCTGGTTCTGTTTGTCTCGTACTCGCTTCTCATGAATATGATGAGCAAGATTACATCCGCGATTATAAAGATTTTATTGGCTAG